The Podarcis muralis chromosome 10, rPodMur119.hap1.1, whole genome shotgun sequence genome includes a region encoding these proteins:
- the RLIG1 gene encoding RNA ligase 1 encodes MSRLGSVQQKVACLFVTQVKEEPSAKRERQPFKVLATETINPKALDADIYSAIPTEKVDGTCCYITTHKGQPYLWARLDRKPNKQAEKRFKRFVHSAGDSKGFTWNIEDDFKPVPECWIPTKEIEYCNGKPFPDENGHIPGWVPVEQNSKQYCWHTSVVDYEFELALILRNHTEEPGLLEISLVPLSDLSEQTLELIGTSINANPYGLGDKKHPIHFLVPHGTFQIKNAPPLNHDDILSWFDESKEGKIEGIVWHCADGNLIKLHRHHLGLCWPIADPHLISQPVVITFSGAKYDYNFEPKTLFHYFSKLEGQRFNSLRDIVSNL; translated from the exons ATGAGCCGCCTGGGCTCGGTGCAGCAGAAGGTGGCCTGCCTGTTCGTGACGCAGGTGAAGGAGGAGCCCTCGGCCAAGAGGGAGCGCCAG CCTTTTAAAGTGCTGGCCACCGAAACAATTAATCCAAAGGCATTAGATGCAGATATATACAGTGCGATCCCAACTGAAAAGGTGGATGGAACTTGCTGCTACATAACTACGCACAAAG GGCAGCCATACCTTTGGGCCCGGTTGGATAGAAAACCGAACAAGCAAGCTGAGAAAAGGTTTAAACGTTTTGTGCACTCAGCAGGCGACTCAAAAG GATTTACTTGGAATATTGAAGATGACTTCAAGCCTGTCCCTGAATGCTGGATTCCAACAAAGGAAATAGAGTACTGCAATGGAAAACCTTTTCCTGATGAAAATGGACATATTCCAG gctGGGTGCCAGTGGAACAAAACAGCAAACAATATTGTTGGCATACCTCTGTTGTTGACTATGAATTTGAACTAGCGCTCATTCTGAGGAATCACACTGAGGAACCTGGTCTTCTGGAAATTAGTTTAGTGCCCTTATCAGATCTCTCAGAGCAAACTCTGGAGCTTATTGGAACGAGCATTAATGCAAATCCATATG GCTTAGGAGACAAGAAACATCCTATCCACTTTCTCGTACCACATGGaacatttcaaataaaaaatgCCCCTCCACTGAATCATGATGACATATTGTCTTGGTTTGATGAAAGCAAAGAAGGGAAAATTGAAGGAATTGTATGGCATTGTGCTGATGGAAACTTAATTAAG CTCCATCGGCATCATCTTGGTTTGTGCTGGCCAATTGCAGACCCTCATTTGATTTCTCAGCCAGTTGTTATCACCTTTAGTGGTGCCAAATACGACTATAATTTTGAGCCAAAGACACTTTtccattatttttcaaaattgGAGGGACAAAGATTCAATAGTCTCAGAGATATAGTAAGTAATTTGTGa
- the LOC144328972 gene encoding uncharacterized protein LOC144328972, which translates to MQHYLSLYQSSPCETAALANTSLTTNKFTKHKHLKYLPKRTLLGNTKSRHQAFDDMTNTDDDGNNEGTHITDESHQTAKGVTVNGIPEQHFENGGNRVDLEAASEGKKSSSPKMSSFEENAEQKNSSAEEEKIDQECEITKGETEETCKHSSGSGGGDEEDEGDGEQGKATGHESCPDGKSSIQPNSEEAANQPSDSDTEIEKNNDEIMVEDACESHQTEQERADLIPEFCEVPQVCQKQELPAFPLYQSFV; encoded by the coding sequence ATGCAACATTACCTTTCTCTGTATCAGAGCTCTCCATGTGAGACAGCTGCATTGGCTAATACTTCTCTTACTACTAACAAATTCACTAAGCACAAACATCTGAAATATCTGCCTAAGAGGACTCTGTTGGGCAACACCAAGTCAAGACACCAAGCTTTTGATGATATGACTAACACAGATGACGATGGGAACAATGAGGGGACGCATATTACAGACGAATCCCATCAGACTGCCAAAGGTGTTACTGTCAATGGAATTCCAGAACAGCACTTTGAAAATGGGGGAAATCGAGTGGATTTAGAGGCAGCATCAGAAGGTAAAAAGAGCAGCTCTCCAAAAATGAGTTCCTTTGAAGAGAATGCAGAACAGAAAAATTCTTCTGCTGAAGAAGAGAAAATTGACCAAGAATGTGAAATAACCAAAGGAGAAACAGAAGAAACTTGCAAGCATTCTAGTGGCAGCGGTGGTGGTGATGAAGAAGATGAAGGTGATGGTGAACAAGGAAAAGCAACAGGGCATGAATCTTGTCCTGACGGAAAGAGCTCCATTCAGCCTAACTCGGAGGAAGCTGCTAATCAGCCCAGTGATTCTGATAcagaaattgaaaaaaataatgatgagATCATGGTAGAAGATGCCTGTGAGAGCCATCAAACTGAGCAAGAGAGGGCTGACCTGATTCCAGAGTTTTGTGAAGTTCCTCAGGTTTGCCAAAAACAAGAACTCCCTGCTTTTCCCCTTTACCAATCCTTTGTGTAG